DNA sequence from the Lysinibacillus sp. OF-1 genome:
TCCACTACAACAATTTGAAGGCTTCCATAAAGTAGAGGTGTTAATTTCGACCGACGATCCTACTTATGACGAGATGAGTGTTAATATGTATTGGGAATCCAAAGAGCATTTCCAAGCATGGCGTAATAGCGATGCATTCGCAGCAGCCCATCAGCGTCCAAGTTCGGGTTCTGAGGGAGAAAAAGCGGACAGCCCAATGATTGGCAGCAAAATTGTGGTGGCTGAATTAGCATCTTCCATCGAAGCTTTACGTTAATGAACGACAATTAAATTATTTATACATTATCTTCTGATTCTATCTAAAAAGCCCTGCATGTTGAACGACTATGCAGGGTCTTTTTTTAAGATAAAATAATGACTAGTATATAACCCAAAACGGATAAACAAACAGAGCCAATTAAACCAGCAATAAATGCCTTTACACCAAGCTCCTTAAAGGTTTTAATCTCCACATTTAACCCAAGGCCAGCCATGGCCATAGCGATTAAAATATACGCAATATTGACAAATGCTTGTGCTACATTAGCTGGTATAATCCCCAATGAATTAATAGCACTCATCGCTAAAAACCCTAAAATAAACCACGGAATGATGGAGAAGGAAAATGCCTTTTTCTCTTTATTTTTGTCTATTCTTCGATAGAAAATACCGATCATAATCGCTACTGGTACAAGTAGGGCAACACGTGTTAATTTCACAATAACCGCTATATCAATGGCTTCATTTCCACCAGCAGACGCTGCTGCAATAACATGGGCAATTTCATGTAATGTACCACCTGCAAAAATACCGTACTCTGTTGGCGTTAAGTCGATGATGGAATAGATAACCGTATAAATAAGCGTAAATATAGTCCCTAATAAGGCAACAATTGCTGCCCCTACTGCCGTTTCTTTTTCATTTGCTTTTATTTGAGGTGCGATTGCCACTACAGCAGCAGCCCCACAAATTGCTGTCCCACAAGCCGTTAATATCCCTAGCTTCTGTTCCACTTTAAACATTTTTGTTAATCCGTACACAACTAGTAAAGCAAATACTAAATTAATGACTGCAATCAAAAAAACATTTGCCCCTGCATGATAAATGTCTGCCAAATTTAAGCGCATGCCCAATAAAATAATGCCAAGCCGTAATAGCTTCTTACTAGAGAAGACAATACCCACTTGCCATGAATCTTGTACTTTAAAAGCTGCTCTCCAAGCCATTCCTAATATAATGGCAATAACCAACTGACCTAATATTGAAAAGAAAGGAAATGTGGCAATATATTTCGCTACTAAAGCAATAAGGAGTGTTAACAATACTCCTTTCAAGAAATTAGGATTAAGGGTGGATTTCACTTTATTCTGTCTATTAACCATGTTGTTCACTTCTTTCTCCCTTGTTGATTATTACTTTAATAAAAAGCGAACTATTAGTAAAATACATATATATAATCATTATCATTAACATTTCTAATAATAGAGGTGAAACTATGCAATACGAAGCTTTAAAAACGTTCGTCACACTAGTTGAGGTCAATAATTTTACGAAAACCTCTGAAATACTTCATATTTCACAGCCAAGTGTTAGCTTACACATTAAAAACCTAGAACAGGAATTACAAACAACCTTATTTATTCGCTCACCAAAATCCGTGCAAATTACACCAACTGGTGAAATTCTTTATAAACGAGCGAAGCAAATCATGGCTATAACTGAAGCGGCGAAAGAGGATATTGCGGCCTATCATCAAGAGGTACAAGGTACATTAGTCATTGGAGCAAGCTTTACGATCGGCGAATATATATTGCCCCCCATCATAGCAAGCTTGCAGCAACAGTTCCCACAACTTGAGCTTCAAATTATTATTGGCAATACGAAAGAAATCATTCAATATACAAAATTATTGCAAGTTGATATTGGTCTGATAGAAGGGCAAGCACAGGATAATGAACTGGTAATTAAACCATTTATGCAGGATGAACTATTTATTGTCAGTGCCAGTAATCATCCACTGACAAAGCAACAACCCATTACCCCCGATAAACTTCAACAGCAAAACTGGGTTGCCCGTGAAGAAGGCTCTGGGACACGTTATTATTTAGATCATTTATTCAGAGCTAACGGTCTACAAATCCAATCACTTTTGACGATTAGTAGTAATCAGGGGGTCAAAGAGAGCGTTATGCAGGGACTTGGTCTTTCCTTACTATCCGCTTGTGTTATTGAACGTGAATTAAAAAATGAAGATATGACCATTTTGCCCCTTGAAGGACAGCATTTTCTGCGGACATTTTCTTATCTTTGCTCACCAACGATGAAAAATAAGCGCAATGTCGACATACTCATAGATATATTAATAAAGAAAGCTTAGCTGACTTTTTCTCGTCGCTAGGCTTTCTTTATGGTTCTTCTCGTATTCAAACGCTTAGTTTCAATGATTTCCACAAATTTTGTCGCTGCTCTAGAAAGAGGTACTGTTTTCAAATAACACATACCAATACTCCTTGTTGGAATACTTTCCATTAAGGTTAATTCATAGAGAAGACCTCGCTGGAGATAGTCCTTTGAAAATTCCTTGGTTACACATGCAATACCGAGATTACTACGAGCAA
Encoded proteins:
- a CDS encoding heme oxygenase; amino-acid sequence: MIIVTNRIQVKPGFAAKMAPNFTKPGPLQQFEGFHKVEVLISTDDPTYDEMSVNMYWESKEHFQAWRNSDAFAAAHQRPSSGSEGEKADSPMIGSKIVVAELASSIEALR
- a CDS encoding YeiH family protein: MVNRQNKVKSTLNPNFLKGVLLTLLIALVAKYIATFPFFSILGQLVIAIILGMAWRAAFKVQDSWQVGIVFSSKKLLRLGIILLGMRLNLADIYHAGANVFLIAVINLVFALLVVYGLTKMFKVEQKLGILTACGTAICGAAAVVAIAPQIKANEKETAVGAAIVALLGTIFTLIYTVIYSIIDLTPTEYGIFAGGTLHEIAHVIAAASAGGNEAIDIAVIVKLTRVALLVPVAIMIGIFYRRIDKNKEKKAFSFSIIPWFILGFLAMSAINSLGIIPANVAQAFVNIAYILIAMAMAGLGLNVEIKTFKELGVKAFIAGLIGSVCLSVLGYILVIILS
- a CDS encoding LysR family transcriptional regulator, translated to MQYEALKTFVTLVEVNNFTKTSEILHISQPSVSLHIKNLEQELQTTLFIRSPKSVQITPTGEILYKRAKQIMAITEAAKEDIAAYHQEVQGTLVIGASFTIGEYILPPIIASLQQQFPQLELQIIIGNTKEIIQYTKLLQVDIGLIEGQAQDNELVIKPFMQDELFIVSASNHPLTKQQPITPDKLQQQNWVAREEGSGTRYYLDHLFRANGLQIQSLLTISSNQGVKESVMQGLGLSLLSACVIERELKNEDMTILPLEGQHFLRTFSYLCSPTMKNKRNVDILIDILIKKA